A single Sphingomonas kaistensis DNA region contains:
- a CDS encoding dipeptidase, which produces MHKLFLLAAASLLPVSAMAQTTPIDPKVSQRIDRILKRTPLIDGHNDLPWALRGDFGSKVEGLASGTDSWKPPLMTDMARLRAGRVGGQFWSVYIDGTTLGDEAIRVTLEQIDTAHRIIDAYPETLRFARSADEMEAAHKAGRIGSMLGIEGGRQIGGSMAALRRFYDLGARYMTLTHNQTTEWADAGTDQPKYDGLSPFGVEVVKEMNRLGMLVDLSHVAPATMRDAIAASKAPVIFSHSSAAGINPHPRNVPDDVLRMMPANGGVVMVTWVPSFLSAAQWKWDGEQAAQEARLKTYNRADAAAVTKGMEAWVAANPRPVVGIKDVADHIDYVARVAGHDHVGIGGDLDGIPRTPVGLEGVEAYPRLFAELIRRGWSDANLAKLAGGNVLRALRGAEATARSMKDVPPSMATLTPAKPAN; this is translated from the coding sequence ATGCACAAGCTCTTCCTGCTCGCCGCCGCGAGCCTGCTCCCGGTGTCCGCCATGGCCCAGACCACCCCGATCGATCCCAAGGTCAGTCAGCGGATCGATCGAATCCTCAAGCGGACGCCGCTGATCGACGGGCACAACGACCTGCCGTGGGCGCTGCGCGGCGATTTCGGCAGCAAGGTCGAGGGCCTGGCCAGCGGCACCGACAGCTGGAAGCCGCCGCTGATGACCGACATGGCCCGGCTTCGTGCCGGCCGGGTCGGCGGGCAATTCTGGTCGGTCTATATCGACGGCACCACGCTCGGTGACGAAGCGATCCGGGTCACGCTGGAGCAGATCGACACCGCGCACCGGATCATCGACGCCTATCCCGAAACCTTGCGCTTCGCCCGCTCGGCCGACGAAATGGAAGCTGCGCACAAGGCGGGGCGGATAGGTTCGATGCTAGGGATCGAGGGCGGGCGGCAGATCGGCGGCTCGATGGCCGCGCTGCGCCGCTTCTACGATCTTGGCGCCCGCTACATGACGCTGACCCACAACCAGACCACCGAATGGGCCGATGCCGGGACCGATCAGCCCAAATATGACGGCCTGTCGCCGTTCGGGGTCGAGGTGGTGAAGGAAATGAACCGGCTCGGCATGCTAGTGGATTTGAGCCACGTCGCCCCCGCGACGATGCGAGATGCGATTGCGGCGTCCAAGGCGCCGGTGATCTTCTCCCACTCCAGCGCGGCAGGCATCAATCCGCACCCGCGCAACGTGCCCGACGATGTGCTGCGCATGATGCCGGCCAACGGCGGCGTGGTGATGGTGACCTGGGTCCCGAGCTTCCTTAGCGCCGCACAATGGAAATGGGACGGCGAACAGGCCGCGCAGGAGGCCCGACTCAAGACCTACAATCGCGCAGACGCCGCAGCGGTGACCAAAGGCATGGAAGCTTGGGTCGCCGCCAACCCGCGTCCGGTGGTCGGCATCAAGGACGTCGCCGATCACATCGACTATGTCGCGCGCGTTGCCGGGCACGATCATGTCGGCATCGGCGGCGATCTCGACGGCATTCCGCGCACGCCGGTCGGACTCGAAGGCGTCGAAGCCTATCCGCGCCTGTTCGCCGAACTGATCCGCCGCGGGTGGAGCGACGCCAATCTCGCCAAGCTCGCGGGCGGCAACGTGCTGCGAGCGCTGCGCGGGGCGGAAGCGACCGCGCGGTCGATGAAAGATGTGCCCCCATCGATGGCGACGCTGACGCCCGCCAAGCCTGCCAACTAG
- the pabB gene encoding aminodeoxychorismate synthase component I gives MDAPFLLFDNARQGGPARLYRRPIGEVRAERLENVLPALEALQAAVRGGAHAAGFLAYEAGYALDPALSDAARQGEGLLLWFGLFEGFEEVDAASVLPDPDGAWNGQPHPRVAEKDYLAAVALVHEQLRAGEHYQVNLTFPCDVAVKGDPAALYARFRKASQAGWGALIRHPGGWLLSSSPEQFFTLRDGVIEARPMKGTAAPDAPDAVLTEDAKSRAENLMIVDLLRNDLARVAEPGSVAVPELFAIERYPTVTQMVSRVTATLRPGLDAVDVLRTIFPCGSVTGAPKVAAMKALRALEPHPRGAYCGSAGWIEPGGDAAFNVLIRTLEMAADRATATLGLGSGLVVDSVAADEWAECMSKGAFLTRDRPAIDLIETMRFDPSDGVIELDRHLSRLTASAEALDFRFNRHAARNELQAATFARRTPATARLLLSPTGTMAVEVRPLPAARTEPLTARIVPLPVPSDDYRLRYKTTDRGFYDEARIASGADEVIFADTDGWLTEGSFTSLFKECEDGMLVTPPLSRGLIPGILRSKLVAEGKAVEGDLRREDLEGGFLVGNMLRGLVPARLVD, from the coding sequence GTGGATGCGCCCTTTCTCCTGTTCGACAATGCCCGGCAGGGCGGACCGGCGCGGCTGTATCGGCGGCCGATCGGCGAAGTACGTGCCGAACGGCTAGAGAATGTGCTGCCCGCGCTCGAGGCGTTGCAGGCGGCGGTGCGGGGCGGCGCGCATGCCGCCGGCTTTCTCGCCTACGAGGCCGGTTACGCGCTCGATCCCGCGCTGTCGGACGCGGCGCGGCAGGGCGAGGGGCTGCTTTTGTGGTTCGGTTTGTTCGAGGGCTTCGAGGAGGTGGACGCGGCCTCCGTGCTGCCCGATCCGGATGGCGCGTGGAACGGGCAGCCTCACCCGCGCGTGGCGGAAAAGGATTATCTGGCGGCGGTCGCTTTAGTCCACGAGCAGCTTCGCGCCGGCGAGCATTATCAGGTCAATCTCACCTTTCCTTGCGATGTGGCGGTGAAAGGCGATCCGGCGGCGTTGTATGCGCGGTTCCGGAAAGCCTCGCAGGCCGGATGGGGGGCACTGATCCGTCATCCCGGCGGCTGGCTGCTGAGCTCAAGTCCGGAACAATTCTTTACCCTCCGCGACGGTGTGATCGAAGCCAGGCCGATGAAAGGCACCGCCGCCCCCGATGCGCCCGACGCAGTGCTCACGGAGGATGCCAAGAGCCGCGCCGAGAATCTCATGATCGTCGATCTCCTCCGCAACGACCTCGCACGGGTGGCGGAGCCGGGCAGTGTTGCGGTGCCCGAATTGTTCGCCATCGAGCGTTATCCGACCGTAACCCAGATGGTGAGCCGGGTGACCGCGACGCTCCGGCCCGGGCTCGATGCGGTCGACGTGCTGCGCACCATCTTTCCCTGCGGTTCGGTCACCGGCGCACCCAAGGTCGCCGCGATGAAGGCCCTGCGCGCGCTCGAGCCCCATCCGCGAGGGGCCTATTGCGGGTCGGCCGGGTGGATCGAGCCGGGCGGCGATGCGGCCTTCAACGTGCTGATCCGGACGCTGGAGATGGCCGCTGATCGCGCCACGGCGACCCTTGGCCTCGGTTCCGGGCTTGTAGTCGACTCCGTTGCGGCCGATGAATGGGCCGAATGCATGTCCAAGGGGGCCTTTTTGACGCGTGACCGACCGGCGATCGACCTGATCGAAACCATGCGGTTCGATCCCAGCGACGGCGTGATCGAACTCGACCGCCATCTAAGCCGGTTGACGGCTTCGGCCGAAGCGCTCGACTTCCGCTTCAATCGCCACGCCGCCCGCAACGAATTGCAGGCCGCGACCTTTGCCCGCCGGACGCCCGCGACGGCCCGGCTGCTGCTGTCGCCGACCGGCACCATGGCGGTCGAAGTGCGGCCCTTGCCGGCCGCCCGGACCGAGCCGCTCACTGCCAGGATCGTGCCGCTGCCGGTGCCGAGCGACGACTATCGGCTGCGCTACAAGACCACCGACCGCGGTTTCTACGACGAGGCGCGGATCGCGAGCGGTGCCGACGAGGTCATCTTTGCTGACACCGACGGCTGGCTGACCGAAGGCAGTTTCACCTCGCTGTTCAAGGAGTGCGAGGATGGAATGCTGGTGACGCCGCCGCTGTCGCGGGGCCTGATTCCGGGGATCCTGCGGTCCAAGCTGGTCGCCGAAGGCAAGGCGGTCGAGGGCGACTTGCGCCGCGAAGACCTCGAAGGCGGGTTCCTGGTCGGCAACATGCTGCGCGGCCTCGTGCCGGCGCGGCTGGTCGATTAA
- the pdeM gene encoding ligase-associated DNA damage response endonuclease PdeM, which translates to MVPLSFAGHDFLADPQGALWWPARRALLVADLHLEKASWYAKLGQFLPPYDSQATLAALTEVVDRTGATSLYCLGDSFHDKFGCDRLPEAARAMLLALTARLDWTWILGNHDPGFADHCGGTLREEVEVDGLMLRHEADVRDPRPELSGHYHPKLRLQVRGRRVSRRCFVASGAKLILPAFGALTGGLDASHKEILRKVGTPATALIPIKDRLLSFPLAA; encoded by the coding sequence ATGGTTCCCCTTTCGTTCGCCGGACATGATTTTCTCGCCGATCCGCAGGGTGCGCTGTGGTGGCCAGCGCGGCGTGCGTTGCTGGTCGCCGACCTCCATCTCGAAAAAGCGAGCTGGTATGCCAAACTCGGCCAGTTCCTGCCTCCTTACGACAGCCAGGCGACGCTGGCCGCGCTGACCGAAGTGGTCGATCGAACCGGGGCGACGAGCCTTTACTGCCTTGGCGACAGTTTCCACGACAAGTTCGGCTGCGACCGCCTGCCCGAAGCCGCGCGGGCGATGCTGCTGGCGCTGACCGCCCGGCTCGACTGGACCTGGATCCTCGGCAACCACGATCCCGGCTTTGCCGATCATTGCGGCGGGACGCTGCGGGAAGAGGTCGAGGTCGATGGCCTGATGCTTCGCCACGAAGCCGACGTCCGCGATCCCCGGCCCGAACTGTCGGGCCATTATCACCCCAAGCTGCGCCTTCAGGTGCGGGGCCGCCGGGTCAGCCGCCGCTGTTTCGTCGCCAGCGGGGCGAAGCTGATTCTGCCCGCGTTCGGCGCGCTGACCGGCGGGCTGGATGCGAGCCACAAGGAGATTTTGCGCAAGGTCGGCACCCCCGCGACCGCGCTGATCCCGATCAAGGACCGGCTGCTGAGCTTCCCGCTCGCCGCTTAA